A genomic segment from Bradyrhizobium diazoefficiens USDA 110 encodes:
- a CDS encoding cytochrome c oxidase subunit 3: MSAVILFLAVIAVIVGWWLSQQRLTAKPWLEAGPIDDFPGTDAMTWPAAKVGLGVFLAVAGSLFTLFISAYSMRMNMVDWRTMPVPKVLWFNTGVLVLSSVALQWALMAARRNDIDGVVVGLLAGGASAIAFLAGQLLAWHQLSDAGYFMASNPANAFFYVITAVHGLHLTGGLVALGRTTAGVWRHDTGTAEMRLSVELCTIYWHFLLLVWLVLLGLLTGWTDDFVDICRQLLS, from the coding sequence GTGAGCGCCGTTATCCTGTTCCTGGCCGTGATCGCCGTCATCGTCGGATGGTGGCTCTCGCAGCAACGGCTGACTGCGAAACCGTGGCTGGAGGCAGGTCCGATCGATGATTTCCCCGGCACGGACGCCATGACCTGGCCGGCCGCGAAGGTCGGACTTGGCGTGTTTCTCGCTGTTGCCGGTTCGTTGTTCACGCTGTTCATCAGCGCCTACTCCATGCGGATGAACATGGTGGACTGGCGGACAATGCCGGTGCCAAAGGTGCTGTGGTTCAACACGGGCGTGCTGGTCCTGAGCAGCGTCGCGCTGCAATGGGCCCTCATGGCCGCGCGCCGCAACGACATCGACGGCGTCGTCGTCGGCCTGCTCGCGGGCGGAGCGTCGGCGATCGCGTTTCTCGCCGGGCAGCTGCTGGCATGGCATCAACTGAGCGACGCCGGCTATTTCATGGCGTCCAATCCGGCCAATGCCTTCTTCTACGTGATCACCGCGGTGCACGGGCTGCATCTGACCGGCGGCCTGGTTGCGCTCGGCCGAACCACAGCGGGGGTATGGCGGCACGACACCGGGACGGCCGAGATGCGCCTGAGTGTGGAGCTGTGCACCATCTACTGGCATTTCCTGCTGCTGGTCTGGCTGGTCCTGCTCGGTCTCCTCACGGGCTGGACGGACGATTTCGTCGACATCTGTCGCCAATTGCTGAGCTAG
- a CDS encoding cytochrome C oxidase subunit IV family protein has protein sequence MTNATVHMEGQIQPHVHAAVAPAAAHAKGQQHPIKLYLVVWAWLFVLSTCSYLVDYFGLHGSLRWSLILLFMVLKAGLIVAVFMHMAWERLALAYAILLPPVLVLVFVAIMVLESEYTHLLRVLFFATPS, from the coding sequence ATGACAAACGCCACGGTACACATGGAAGGACAGATCCAGCCTCATGTGCACGCCGCAGTCGCACCAGCGGCGGCTCACGCCAAGGGCCAGCAGCACCCGATCAAGCTCTATCTCGTGGTCTGGGCATGGCTGTTCGTTCTCAGCACCTGCTCCTACCTCGTCGATTATTTTGGGCTGCACGGCAGTCTCAGATGGTCGCTGATCCTGCTGTTCATGGTGTTGAAGGCTGGCCTCATCGTCGCCGTCTTCATGCACATGGCCTGGGAGCGGCTGGCCTTGGCCTATGCCATCCTGCTGCCGCCGGTTCTGGTGCTGGTATTCGTGGCGATCATGGTGCTCGAGTCCGAATACACGCACTTGCTTCGGGTGCTGTTCTTCGCAACACCGTCGTAG
- a CDS encoding LysR substrate-binding domain-containing protein — MRFHSPAIQYFHAVRRTGSIRAAARVLNVASSAVSRQILKLEQEVGSPLFERTARGLTLTTVGEMLARHVMNVLQDLDRFRSDVASLSGNWRGTVSIACIESLTESVLPDLIASHRGRARRVSFTTEVKGSSDVLEALSRGEADIGIAMALRHPPDLRQVALKRFRLGAVVSREHPLARRKTVTLEQCLAFPVINALPELSIYHLLQPLIAQLSETPEPAIQANSIDLMRELAARGVGVAFQTQLGIGRLSRESQLVFLPLDNAGSPVWSDLGIYVRAERTLPAYTESFLQELVRELGERERRENAAYPQTA; from the coding sequence ATGCGATTTCACTCACCGGCCATCCAGTACTTCCACGCCGTCCGCCGCACCGGCTCGATCCGGGCCGCGGCGCGCGTCCTGAACGTTGCCTCCTCGGCGGTCAGCCGCCAGATTCTCAAGCTCGAGCAAGAGGTTGGATCCCCCCTGTTCGAGCGCACTGCGCGCGGCCTGACGCTGACGACGGTCGGCGAGATGCTGGCCCGGCATGTCATGAACGTGCTCCAGGACCTCGACCGCTTCCGCTCGGACGTCGCGTCCCTGTCCGGCAACTGGCGCGGCACCGTCAGCATCGCCTGCATCGAGTCGCTGACGGAATCGGTGCTGCCGGACCTGATCGCCTCGCACCGCGGCCGCGCCCGCCGCGTCAGCTTCACCACCGAGGTGAAGGGATCGTCGGACGTGCTCGAGGCCCTGAGCCGCGGCGAGGCCGACATCGGCATCGCCATGGCGCTCCGCCATCCGCCGGACCTGCGCCAGGTCGCCTTGAAGCGGTTCCGCCTCGGCGCAGTGGTATCGCGCGAGCATCCGCTGGCGCGCCGCAAGACAGTGACGCTGGAGCAATGCCTCGCCTTCCCCGTCATCAATGCGCTGCCGGAGCTGTCGATCTATCATCTGCTCCAGCCGCTGATCGCACAGCTCTCCGAGACGCCGGAGCCGGCGATCCAGGCCAATTCGATCGACCTGATGCGCGAGCTTGCCGCACGCGGCGTCGGCGTCGCCTTCCAGACCCAGCTTGGCATCGGCCGGCTGTCGCGCGAGAGCCAGCTCGTCTTCCTGCCGCTCGACAATGCCGGCAGCCCGGTCTGGTCCGACCTCGGCATCTATGTTCGCGCCGAGCGCACCCTGCCCGCCTACACCGAGTCCTTTCTCCAGGAACTGGTGCGCGAACTGGGCGAGCGCGAGCGGCGCGAGAACGCGGCCTATCCGCAGACGGCGTGA
- a CDS encoding heme-copper oxidase subunit III family protein has product MAETALRDTGQVPARLEGWQGISADWASDQRAFKNVSWGKAMMWIFLLSDTFIFSCFLLSYMTARMSTTVPWPNPSEVFALNIGGKHIPLILIAIMTFILISSSGTMAMAVNFGYRRDRVRTAILMLATAAFGATFVSMQAFEWTKLIMEGVRPWGNPWGAAQFGSSFFMITGFHGTHVTIGVIFLIAIARKVWRGDFDVERRGFFTSRKGYYEIVEITGLYWHFVDLVWVFIFAFFYLW; this is encoded by the coding sequence ATGGCCGAGACCGCGCTGAGAGACACCGGACAAGTGCCTGCCCGGCTTGAAGGCTGGCAAGGTATCTCCGCCGACTGGGCGTCGGATCAGCGCGCCTTCAAGAACGTGTCCTGGGGCAAGGCCATGATGTGGATCTTCCTCCTCAGCGACACCTTCATCTTCAGTTGCTTCCTGCTGTCCTACATGACCGCACGGATGTCGACGACCGTGCCGTGGCCCAATCCCAGCGAAGTCTTTGCCCTCAATATCGGGGGCAAGCACATCCCCCTCATCCTGATCGCCATCATGACCTTCATCCTGATCAGCAGCAGCGGGACGATGGCGATGGCCGTCAATTTCGGCTACCGCAGGGATCGCGTCAGGACCGCGATCCTGATGCTGGCCACGGCGGCTTTCGGCGCAACCTTCGTCAGCATGCAGGCCTTCGAATGGACCAAACTGATCATGGAGGGCGTCCGTCCCTGGGGCAATCCGTGGGGCGCGGCACAGTTCGGTTCGAGCTTCTTCATGATCACCGGCTTCCACGGGACCCATGTGACGATCGGCGTGATCTTCTTGATCGCGATCGCGCGCAAGGTCTGGCGGGGAGACTTTGATGTCGAAAGACGCGGCTTCTTCACGAGCCGGAAGGGTTACTACGAGATCGTCGAGATCACCGGCCTGTACTGGCACTTCGTCGACCTCGTATGGGTGTTCATCTTTGCCTTTTTCTACCTTTGGTGA
- a CDS encoding NAD+ synthase, which translates to MTERLNAFAVTLAQLNPTVGDVEGNAARARAARVRAAADGADLVLFPELFIAGYPPEDLVQKPAFQAACRAAIEGLARETADGGPAMLVGTPWVEDGKLYNACALLDGGRIAGLRFKCNLPNYGVFDEKRLFARGPAAGPVTVRGVRIGVPICEDIWLDESEDYENVVETLAETGAEIILVPNGSPYARDKNDVRLSVAVARVTESGLPLVYLNQVCGQDELVFDGASFALNGDLSLAAQLPAFAESITTLRFTRNGEDWRCAGPIAAQPEGDHADYAACVLGLRDYVAKNGFPGVLLGISGGIDSALCAAIAVDALGADQVHGVMLPYRYTAASSIADAGELAGHLGIRYEVLPIAEAVTGFETILSGIFKNLPPDITEENLQARTRGTLLMAISNKTGLMVVTTGNKSEMSVGYATLYGDMNGGFNPIKDIYKTQVFRLAALRNSWRPEGGLGPAGEVIPPDIITRPPTAELRENQTDQDSLPTYDVLDAILERLVEREEPLDQIIAAGFDRETVTRIDHLLNVAEYKRRQAAPGVKVTPRNFGRDRRYPITNRFRDKGEPLPAPDDTLVSRDNGRSADAFEG; encoded by the coding sequence ATGACCGAACGTCTCAACGCATTCGCGGTCACGCTCGCTCAGCTCAATCCGACCGTGGGCGACGTCGAGGGCAATGCCGCCAGGGCGCGGGCCGCGCGCGTGCGGGCGGCCGCCGATGGCGCCGATCTCGTGCTGTTTCCGGAATTGTTCATCGCCGGCTATCCGCCGGAGGACCTGGTGCAGAAGCCGGCCTTCCAGGCCGCCTGCCGGGCCGCGATCGAAGGCCTCGCGCGCGAGACAGCCGATGGCGGGCCGGCGATGCTCGTCGGCACGCCCTGGGTCGAGGACGGCAAGCTCTACAATGCCTGCGCGCTGCTCGACGGCGGCCGCATCGCTGGCTTGCGCTTCAAATGCAATCTGCCGAATTACGGCGTGTTCGATGAGAAGCGGCTGTTCGCGCGCGGGCCTGCCGCGGGGCCGGTCACGGTACGCGGCGTGCGCATCGGCGTGCCGATCTGCGAGGACATCTGGCTGGATGAGTCTGAGGACTACGAGAACGTGGTCGAGACGCTGGCCGAGACCGGCGCGGAGATCATTCTGGTGCCGAACGGCTCGCCTTACGCCCGCGACAAGAACGACGTGCGCCTGTCGGTCGCGGTCGCGCGCGTCACCGAGAGCGGCCTGCCGCTGGTCTATCTCAACCAGGTCTGCGGCCAGGACGAGCTGGTGTTCGACGGCGCCTCGTTCGCGCTCAACGGCGATCTCTCGCTCGCGGCGCAATTGCCGGCGTTCGCGGAAAGCATCACCACGCTGCGCTTCACGCGTAACGGCGAGGATTGGCGCTGCGCCGGGCCGATCGCCGCGCAGCCGGAAGGCGACCACGCCGACTACGCGGCCTGCGTGCTGGGCCTGCGCGACTACGTCGCCAAGAACGGCTTTCCCGGCGTGCTGCTCGGCATTTCCGGCGGCATCGATTCCGCGCTCTGCGCAGCGATCGCGGTCGACGCGCTCGGCGCCGACCAGGTGCATGGGGTGATGCTGCCCTATCGCTACACGGCGGCAAGCTCGATCGCGGACGCCGGCGAGCTCGCGGGCCATCTCGGCATTCGCTACGAGGTCCTGCCGATCGCAGAAGCCGTGACCGGCTTCGAGACTATCCTGTCCGGCATCTTCAAGAATCTGCCGCCTGATATCACCGAGGAAAACCTTCAGGCCCGCACCCGCGGCACCCTCTTGATGGCGATCTCCAACAAGACCGGCCTGATGGTGGTGACGACAGGCAACAAGTCGGAAATGTCGGTCGGCTACGCCACGCTCTATGGCGACATGAACGGCGGCTTCAACCCGATCAAGGACATCTACAAGACGCAGGTGTTCCGGTTGGCCGCCTTACGCAACAGCTGGAGGCCTGAAGGCGGGCTCGGGCCCGCGGGTGAGGTCATTCCGCCTGATATCATCACCCGTCCGCCGACGGCGGAATTGCGCGAGAACCAGACCGATCAGGACTCGCTGCCGACCTACGACGTGCTCGATGCCATCCTCGAGCGCCTCGTCGAACGCGAGGAGCCGCTGGACCAGATCATCGCCGCCGGCTTCGACCGCGAGACGGTCACCCGCATCGACCATCTCCTCAACGTCGCCGAATACAAGCGCCGCCAGGCCGCGCCCGGCGTGAAGGTCACGCCCAGGAATTTCGGCCGCGACCGCCGCTATCCCATCACCAACCGTTTTCGCGACAAGGGCGAGCCGCTGCCCGCGCCGGACGACACGTTGGTCTCGCGCGACAACGGCAGATCTGCGGACGCGTTTGAGGGGTAG
- a CDS encoding substrate-binding domain-containing protein has product MLQIEIEAVWRFRQEGSPRTAVVMLGVLNEIRKTGKITSAAADAHLSYRHVWNLIEQWSEFFGTPLVETQRGKGSRLTPFGERLVWAGERMQARLGPQLENLAQELASEIKPFLEQRPSVIRVHASHGFAVAKLREFLDREPGIGVDLRYVSNQHSLVSLAQGACDLSGLHLPHGALRAQGIKAAREWLDPREDRVISFVTREMGLMVARGNPLGIETIEDLTRPKVRFVNRDHDSGTRLLFDQLLAAHSIDESRINGAQQIEFTHAAVAAYVASGMADASFGVEAAARHFGLDFIRIVTEDYFFVCKRAFLDTEPMQRILDIMRSADFRAAVASLPGYVPSDTGAVTGVKAFLEMHAVR; this is encoded by the coding sequence ATGCTCCAGATCGAGATCGAGGCAGTTTGGCGGTTTCGCCAGGAGGGCAGTCCGCGCACGGCGGTGGTCATGCTCGGCGTTCTCAACGAAATCCGGAAGACCGGTAAGATCACGAGCGCGGCCGCCGACGCGCACCTCTCCTACCGGCATGTCTGGAATCTGATCGAGCAATGGTCGGAGTTCTTCGGCACGCCGCTGGTCGAGACCCAGCGCGGCAAGGGCTCCAGGCTCACGCCGTTCGGCGAGCGGCTGGTATGGGCGGGCGAACGCATGCAGGCCCGGCTCGGGCCGCAGCTGGAAAACCTGGCACAGGAGCTGGCAAGCGAGATCAAGCCGTTCCTCGAGCAGCGCCCCTCGGTGATCCGCGTGCACGCCAGCCACGGCTTTGCGGTGGCGAAGCTGCGCGAATTCCTCGACCGCGAGCCCGGCATCGGCGTCGACCTGCGCTATGTCAGCAACCAGCATTCGCTGGTCTCGCTGGCGCAGGGCGCCTGCGATCTCTCCGGCCTGCATCTGCCGCACGGCGCATTGCGGGCGCAAGGCATCAAGGCGGCGCGCGAGTGGCTCGATCCGCGCGAGGACCGCGTCATCAGCTTCGTCACGCGCGAGATGGGGCTGATGGTCGCGCGCGGCAATCCGCTTGGCATCGAAACGATCGAGGACCTGACCAGGCCAAAGGTCCGCTTCGTCAACCGCGACCATGATTCCGGCACGCGCCTTCTGTTCGACCAGTTGCTCGCCGCACACAGCATCGACGAAAGCCGCATCAACGGCGCGCAGCAGATCGAGTTCACCCACGCCGCGGTCGCCGCCTATGTCGCGAGCGGCATGGCGGATGCGAGTTTCGGCGTCGAGGCGGCCGCTCGCCACTTCGGCCTCGATTTCATTCGCATCGTGACCGAGGATTACTTCTTCGTCTGCAAACGCGCCTTCCTCGACACCGAGCCGATGCAGCGCATCCTCGATATCATGCGCAGCGCCGATTTTCGTGCCGCCGTCGCCAGCCTGCCCGGTTACGTCCCGTCCGACACCGGTGCGGTCACCGGCGTGAAGGCGTTTCTGGAGATGCACGCCGTGCGCTGA
- a CDS encoding aldehyde dehydrogenase family protein, protein MSVAYDFAHSPASEFMARPQHLLIDGRRVPASSGRTFKSLNPATGQVIATVAEGNEADVDHAVAAARRAFEGPWRTMRASERGQILLRWAELLKANAEEIIELESIDAGKPISATLRQDFPAAVDTLIYYAGWADKISGDVVPVRDDALTYTVREPVGVVAAIVPWNFPLMIGMWKLAPALACGCTIVMKPAELTSLSALRIAELALQAGLPAGVFNVVTGPGRVVGDALVNHPDVDKVTFTGSPGVGRGIMKGAAGNFKRVSLELGGKSANVIFDDADLEAASKAAASGIFFNAGQVCSAGSRVLVQEKAYDEVVERLAARAKSLKIGDPLDRKTALGPVISEKQMKSILDYVDIGQKEGASLVTGGTRVGERGYFISPAVFANVEHEMRISQEEIFGPVVSIIKFRDEADALRIANGTAYSLAAGVWSRDIGKLQRFAKRARAGTVWMNTYGYTDVRLPWGGERDSGLGREHGTAALDNFTEPKAVWMNLAV, encoded by the coding sequence ATGTCAGTTGCATATGACTTTGCGCATTCGCCAGCCAGCGAGTTCATGGCCCGGCCGCAGCATCTGCTCATCGACGGCCGCCGCGTCCCCGCGAGCTCCGGCCGCACCTTCAAATCGCTCAATCCGGCGACCGGGCAGGTCATCGCCACGGTCGCCGAAGGCAACGAGGCCGATGTCGACCATGCGGTAGCGGCCGCGCGCCGGGCGTTCGAGGGCCCGTGGCGCACGATGCGCGCCTCCGAGCGCGGCCAGATCCTGCTGCGCTGGGCCGAGCTGCTCAAGGCAAACGCCGAAGAAATCATCGAGCTCGAGTCGATCGATGCCGGCAAGCCGATCTCCGCGACGCTGCGCCAGGACTTCCCGGCTGCCGTCGACACGCTGATCTACTACGCCGGCTGGGCCGACAAGATCAGCGGCGACGTCGTGCCGGTGCGTGACGATGCCCTGACCTACACCGTGCGCGAGCCGGTCGGCGTGGTCGCGGCCATCGTGCCGTGGAATTTCCCGCTGATGATCGGGATGTGGAAGCTGGCGCCGGCGCTGGCCTGCGGCTGCACGATCGTGATGAAGCCGGCCGAGCTGACCTCGCTGTCGGCGCTGCGCATCGCCGAACTCGCGCTTCAGGCCGGCCTGCCGGCAGGCGTCTTCAACGTCGTCACGGGCCCCGGCCGCGTCGTCGGCGACGCGCTGGTCAATCACCCTGACGTCGACAAGGTCACCTTCACCGGTTCGCCGGGCGTGGGTCGTGGAATCATGAAAGGCGCGGCCGGCAATTTCAAGCGCGTCTCGCTCGAGCTCGGCGGCAAATCGGCCAATGTCATCTTCGACGATGCCGATCTCGAAGCAGCCTCGAAAGCCGCGGCCTCCGGCATCTTCTTCAACGCCGGCCAGGTGTGCTCGGCCGGCTCCCGCGTGCTAGTGCAGGAGAAGGCCTATGACGAAGTCGTCGAGCGTCTCGCTGCACGCGCAAAATCGCTGAAGATCGGCGATCCGCTCGACCGCAAGACCGCGCTCGGGCCTGTCATCTCCGAGAAGCAGATGAAGTCGATCCTCGACTATGTCGATATCGGCCAGAAGGAGGGGGCGAGCCTTGTCACCGGCGGGACGCGGGTCGGCGAGCGCGGCTACTTCATCAGCCCCGCGGTGTTCGCGAATGTCGAACACGAGATGCGGATCTCGCAGGAGGAAATCTTCGGTCCCGTCGTCAGCATCATCAAGTTCAGGGATGAGGCCGATGCCTTGCGGATCGCCAACGGCACCGCCTACAGCCTCGCCGCCGGCGTCTGGAGCCGCGACATCGGCAAGCTCCAGCGTTTTGCCAAGCGGGCGCGCGCAGGCACGGTCTGGATGAACACCTATGGCTATACCGACGTGCGCCTGCCCTGGGGCGGCGAACGCGACTCCGGCCTCGGTCGCGAGCACGGTACCGCCGCGCTCGACAATTTCACCGAGCCGAAGGCGGTGTGGATGAACTTAGCCGTCTGA
- a CDS encoding class II 3-deoxy-7-phosphoheptulonate synthase has product MSERWTPESWRSKPVLQVPDYPDAKALADVEAQLATFPPLVFAGEARNLKKALGRVAAGEAFLLQGGDCAESFAEHGANNIRDFFRVLLQMAVVLTYAGAVPVVKVGRIAGQFAKPRSSPTEKVGGVELPSYRGDIVNDIAFTKEARVPDPQRQLMAYRQSAATLNLLRAFATGGYANLGSVHEWMLGFLKDSPQSRRYKELADRISDALNFMRACGLDLESHPELRATDFYTSHEALLLGYEQAMTRIDSTTGDWYATSGHMIWIGDRTRQLDHGHIEYFRGIKNPIGLKCGPSLKPDELLKLIDVLNPDNEPGRLTLIGRFGSDKVGEHLPNMIRAVKREGRVVVWSCDPMHGNTITSTSGYKTRPFDRILSEVKSFFAIHAAEGTHAGGVHLEMTGQDVTECLGGARAITDEDLNDRYHTVCDPRLNAEQSIDMAFLVAELLKQERAGKARPMPVAAGL; this is encoded by the coding sequence ATGTCCGAGCGGTGGACGCCCGAGTCCTGGCGCAGCAAGCCGGTGCTACAGGTGCCCGATTATCCCGACGCCAAGGCTTTGGCCGACGTCGAGGCGCAGCTTGCGACTTTTCCGCCGCTGGTGTTCGCGGGCGAGGCGCGCAATCTGAAGAAGGCCTTGGGCCGCGTTGCGGCGGGCGAGGCCTTCCTGCTCCAGGGCGGCGACTGCGCCGAGAGCTTTGCCGAGCACGGCGCCAACAACATCCGCGACTTCTTCCGCGTGCTGCTCCAGATGGCGGTGGTGCTGACCTATGCCGGCGCAGTGCCCGTGGTGAAGGTCGGCCGCATCGCTGGCCAGTTCGCCAAGCCGCGCTCCTCGCCGACCGAAAAGGTGGGCGGCGTCGAGTTGCCGAGCTATCGTGGCGACATCGTCAACGACATCGCTTTCACCAAGGAAGCGCGTGTGCCGGATCCGCAGCGCCAACTGATGGCCTATCGCCAGTCGGCGGCGACGCTGAACCTGCTTCGCGCCTTCGCTACCGGTGGCTACGCCAATCTCGGCAGCGTGCATGAGTGGATGCTCGGCTTCCTCAAGGACTCGCCGCAGTCCCGCCGCTACAAGGAGCTGGCCGACCGCATCTCGGACGCGCTCAACTTCATGCGCGCCTGCGGCCTCGATCTGGAGAGCCATCCGGAGCTGCGCGCGACCGATTTCTACACCAGCCACGAAGCGCTGCTGCTCGGCTACGAGCAGGCCATGACCCGCATCGATTCCACCACCGGCGACTGGTACGCGACATCGGGCCACATGATCTGGATCGGCGATCGCACCCGCCAGCTCGACCACGGCCATATCGAATATTTCCGCGGCATCAAGAATCCGATCGGGCTGAAGTGCGGCCCGTCGCTCAAGCCCGACGAATTGCTGAAGCTGATCGACGTGCTCAACCCCGACAACGAGCCGGGCCGGCTGACGCTGATCGGCCGCTTCGGCTCCGACAAGGTCGGCGAGCACCTGCCGAACATGATCCGCGCCGTGAAGCGCGAGGGCAGGGTGGTGGTCTGGTCGTGCGATCCCATGCACGGCAACACCATCACCTCGACGTCGGGCTACAAGACGCGGCCGTTCGACCGCATCCTGTCCGAGGTGAAGTCGTTCTTCGCGATCCACGCCGCCGAAGGCACCCATGCCGGCGGCGTGCATCTGGAGATGACCGGCCAGGACGTCACCGAATGCCTCGGCGGCGCCCGCGCGATCACGGACGAGGATCTCAACGACCGCTATCACACGGTCTGCGACCCGCGCCTCAATGCCGAGCAGTCCATCGACATGGCTTTCCTGGTCGCCGAACTGCTCAAGCAGGAACGCGCCGGCAAGGCCAGGCCGATGCCGGTCGCCGCGGGGCTCTAA
- a CDS encoding alpha/beta hydrolase family protein — translation MDAARDDVFIDEISFPATDGYALSGTLFLPRAAKRHAVLINSATAVPRKIYRGFASYLAHRGCAVLTYDYRGIGGSRLPAMVGYNQPKSLVGFKASMSDWAALDVTAAVSWMRERYNTLPLAYIGHSFGGQALGLIANNTDISRAAFVASQAATWRLMTSPEKYRVFAFMNLIGVPLAHAFGYAPGWAGIGEDLPKGVFLQWANWVSSPRYLFDSKLPALENFAKFKGELRALCFSDDPWATRPAVELLTGGFTAIKPEVLTVKPSDIGAKGIGHFGFFRPEHRDTLWRGVAEWIQGE, via the coding sequence ATGGACGCGGCGCGCGACGACGTTTTCATCGACGAGATCAGCTTCCCGGCGACCGACGGGTATGCGCTGAGCGGCACCCTGTTCCTGCCGCGCGCCGCCAAGCGCCATGCCGTCCTGATCAATTCGGCCACCGCCGTCCCGCGAAAAATCTATCGCGGCTTTGCCTCCTACCTCGCCCATCGCGGCTGCGCGGTGCTGACCTACGACTATCGCGGCATCGGCGGCTCCCGGCTGCCGGCAATGGTCGGCTACAACCAGCCGAAATCACTTGTCGGCTTCAAGGCCTCGATGTCGGACTGGGCGGCGCTCGACGTCACCGCCGCGGTGAGCTGGATGCGCGAGCGCTACAACACGCTGCCGCTCGCCTATATCGGCCACTCCTTCGGCGGCCAGGCGCTCGGGCTGATCGCGAACAACACCGACATCTCGCGCGCCGCGTTCGTCGCCTCGCAGGCGGCGACCTGGCGGCTGATGACCTCGCCGGAGAAATACCGCGTCTTCGCCTTCATGAACCTCATTGGCGTGCCGCTCGCCCACGCGTTCGGCTACGCGCCGGGCTGGGCCGGCATTGGCGAGGATTTGCCCAAGGGCGTGTTCCTGCAATGGGCCAACTGGGTCTCGAGCCCGCGCTATCTCTTCGATTCAAAACTGCCCGCGCTGGAGAACTTCGCAAAATTCAAGGGCGAGTTGCGCGCGCTGTGCTTCTCCGACGATCCCTGGGCGACGCGGCCCGCGGTCGAGTTGCTCACAGGCGGATTCACGGCGATCAAGCCGGAGGTGTTGACGGTGAAGCCGTCCGACATCGGGGCCAAGGGAATAGGCCATTTCGGCTTCTTCCGCCCCGAACACCGCGACACGCTGTGGCGCGGCGTGGCGGAATGGATCCAGGGCGAGTGA
- a CDS encoding diacylglycerol kinase produces MLRIWKATINSRNGLAFALRSEQAVREEIFALLLSLPLAWFIGATAMRAVELVCAVAFVLVVELLNTAVEKLADRLTLDHDKQIGQVKDMGSAAVGVALLMAGAFWIFAIVERLGFV; encoded by the coding sequence TTGCTGCGGATCTGGAAGGCCACGATCAATTCGCGCAACGGTCTGGCCTTTGCACTTCGATCTGAGCAGGCGGTTCGCGAGGAGATCTTTGCGCTCCTGCTGTCGCTGCCGCTGGCCTGGTTCATCGGCGCGACCGCGATGCGCGCGGTCGAGCTGGTCTGTGCTGTGGCGTTCGTGCTGGTGGTCGAGCTGCTCAACACCGCGGTGGAAAAGCTCGCCGATCGCCTGACCCTGGATCACGACAAGCAGATCGGGCAGGTCAAGGACATGGGCTCGGCGGCCGTCGGCGTCGCGCTGCTGATGGCCGGAGCGTTCTGGATCTTTGCCATCGTCGAGCGGTTGGGTTTCGTCTGA